One genomic segment of Bombina bombina isolate aBomBom1 chromosome 4, aBomBom1.pri, whole genome shotgun sequence includes these proteins:
- the RPL7L1 gene encoding 60S ribosomal protein L7-like 1, whose product MEDSEPRKLPRVPENLLKKRKKYQGLKAAEAKRALEEKRKLQPGKPITFKRLETFVRDSRRKMRDESRLRRMKAYPKKAPSTANHKLAFVVRIADIQGVSNKVLQALKVLRLGKIFAGVLVKLSESSIKMLQVVEPYVAWGFPNLKSVRELILKRGKAIVNRKQVALTDNTLIEEHLGKYGIICLEDLIHELYTAGENFVEVNKFLCPFRLSVARHAATNRKGYRTELGDPGHRGVGINQLIRQLN is encoded by the exons ATGGAGGATTCAGA GCCACGGAAGCTGCCACGTGTGCCAGAAAATCTGCTGAAGAAAAGGAAGAAGTATCAGGGACTGAAAGCGGCTGAAGCGAAAAGGGCgttagaggagaagaggaag CTTCAGCCGGGGAAGCCAATCACCTTTAAGCGTCTGGAGACCTTTGTGAGAGATTCCCGAAGAAAAATGCGTGATGAATCCCGACTGCGCAGGATGAAGGCTTATCCCAAGAAGGCTCCCAGCACAGCCAATCACAAGCTAGCGTTTGTCGTGCGAATTGCTGA TATTCAGGGCGTCAGTAACAAGGTTCTGCAAGCCCTGAAGGTTCTTCGGCTCGGTAAGATTTTCGCTGGGGTGTTAGTGAAGCTCTCGGAGTCATCCATAAAGATGCTACAGGTTGTGGAGCCATATGTAGCCTGGGG GTTCCCCAACTTGAAGTCTGTGCGAGAACTTATCCTGAAACGTGGGAAGGCGATAGTGAATCGGAAGCAGGTGGCACTGACTGACAATACGCTGATAGAGGAGCACCTAG GAAAATACGGGATCATCTGCCTGGAGGACTTAATTCATGAGCTGTACACGGCAGGAGAGAATTTTGTAGAAGTGAACAAGTTCCTGTGTCCTTTCAGACTGTCGGTAGCAAGGCATGCTGCCACTAATAGGAAAGGCTATCGGACTGAGTTGGGGGACCCTGGGCACCGGGGAGTGGGCATCAACCAGCTCATCCGGCAGCTCAACTAG